In the Hevea brasiliensis isolate MT/VB/25A 57/8 chromosome 8, ASM3005281v1, whole genome shotgun sequence genome, TTAGGTCTCAAGGAATACTAAAAGAGCCAACATCAAGGGGAAGCATTTATGCGTTGAGGCCTTAAGAGTGCCATCCAGGTTATGGTTCACAATAAATAAGTTTTGATGGTAGGCTTGTTGAGTGGTACAAAAGAAAACTTTTTATAAATCATTAGGTAGATGACAGATGGTGTTCTTCAAATCCAATAGATAAAAAGGAAAAACATTATGAGACATTGCCATATCTGCATAATGAGTTACCAACAAAACCAGGTGTTTTTTCGTCATTGATTAGTGCCATTGTAGTTGTGATTCAATCATCAATACGTATAAATGATGTCAAAATATGCCACAACATCAAATATATAATAGCTGGTATGAAGATGAAACCTTACTCAACAAGGACTTTAATAGTTTCAGGTGTTGGGCCATAAAGAATTCAAGAAAAGGCTGCATCAAAGATGGGAGTAAACAGATAAGAAGACAAGATAGTAGCTAATCCAGTCTCAGACGCATTAGTGATGGCATGCTTAATTAATAACACTTGTTGATTTGAACATTCCATATGAAGCATATCATCTTACATTTAGCTTATCATTTTACTCAATTAAATCTCTCCATAGAGAcataaaggagaaaaaaaaacatATAGGAATAAACACAAAAAGCTAGAATGCATATGTTGGAAGTGCAGCTACGTGAATGATGAATtacattattgaaattattattattgttccAAATTACAagctttaatttaaaattttccagTCTACCTCTTTAATTTGCATACATCCTTATTAATATTGTATATTGTTTTGCATAAGATGATGTAGTAAAACATTATTAGCCATGTACTTGCCTTGCAAATGCATTAAGTCCTCCGCTATATACATTTAGAAATAGAAAAGGAATAGAAATTCTGATTTTATGATAATATGAGGATTATGCGGAGCACACTAATGAGATTAGCTTATGAACAAGCACAACATGTAGATAAAACCAATTCCCATGGAATCACGCTTGGAATGATAGTGGATATATCCAGAAAATAGTAATTCCATGATCATAGAAAAGTGCATTGTGCAAAGGCAGcagaaagaattttttttttttttttttctcttttcaatgCTACAAGTTACACAaattggaaaagaaaatatatcaagtaattataGTAGAATGACAGCTCTTTTGGTGCAAACCTGAAACCCTTAGCAAGACATGTTCCAGGGAACATCTGTTGTCCTCCCTCAACTGAAATATGATAGTCATTAGCCTGAACAACATCAAATATGCTCAATACTTGGACTGATACATGCAGGAAGGTATAAGCACAACTCAGCTACTCTATAGCATCCTGCAACGAAGTACACGAAGTACTGTTGCTTAATTACGATCTAACTAGGTTCAAAAAAGTTACACCAACTGTTGCTTTCACCTAATAAGTTCTATCCAAGCAATCAAATGTAGCCTTGCAggagataaaaataaaaagatgatGTTAAGTTCACATGAATCATAATTGAAATTCATGCATTGATTAGTCAGATATCAAATTGGTGATCAAAGTAAGCGGTCACTTCAAACAGAGATAATTTATCGGAAGAAACTAAACACTAACATCAGCTCTTTCCCACATAAGGATAATGcgcaataaataaaatatatcctTCCCTTCTACTGTAGTTCGAAGGATGAATGTAAGAAAGCTTGTATAATTTCTTTGGAAAAAATGCAACAACCTGAAAATGAGTTATTCATCCCAGGTGATTTCTGATACCTGAtcaaaatttgaataaaatgtagTGCTATAGGATAATTGGTCACTGTTAGCCATGATTTTTCTACAAGTGTCTAACAATTACAAACAACAAGGTACACAAcaaaaaaaatttgaataaaatgtgcTGTAGgatcaaaatttttttatttgtgtATAGATCTGTAATAACCAACATCAAGATACAAATCCTTTGGTTTTGATCCTTTTCTTGCAATATTTAAATACAATGCATGAAATTTGATCTAAGATAGAAATAACATTGAAAGAAAATCTAGAACTCAATCTGTTGTGCCAATCTAGTCTTCAACAAAACCTCCAGATGCAGTCAACCTGCATAATAAGTGCTTTAACTCCCTTTTCTCTTTTGTAAGCTCTAGTGTCAGGTCCCAGCAGAAACCTAAGCATGTCAGTTCACAAAATGGCCAGTTGCAGATCATGCATTTTTATAGTAATTCTTCAGTTCCAGTTAACTTTGCAAATTCACTTTCATCGATGGTCCCCTTCTTTAGCTTTTTCAGTAATCGATATTCCCTCGCtaattcatcttcatcttcaattgTCTGGGCAGCCCGTCTCTGCTTAGCTGTTTTTTTCCTCATAACCGTTGGGGCAGCATTGGGGGCCTTGTTGGGCTTCTGAGGTTTTGGTTCTTGCTGTTGTGCTTCTTTCTTCACTTGCAAATTCCTCTTCCTTTGTTTCTCCCGAGATTTATCCCTGATTACAGTCATTAGCTATTAGAAATGAGAACTATTATCACAATAATTAGTTGCCAAGAGAAATTGCAACTTAACAGAATAAAGAGCTTAAGCCTATGGatatagttgagttgagttgagttgagtttttctgtaaaaatgagagaaaatattTCAAATGGAAAGATATCACTagacaaaggaaaaaaaaaaaaaaaaaaaggaaatcaaCCTAGCCTGCAAAGGTCAGTCACACAAGTTTTCATCCCCCCTGATTCTACTTAATGAGATACACCAAAGGACTGCAAGAATTCTTACTTGTATTTGATGTCCTCCAATTTGAGGTCTTCAACTGGAGTAAAACCAATGGTTGAAAGTGAGTGGTGCTTTACCTCAGGCATTGAAGGAAGCTGCAATAAGCCATATCCCATGCCCAACTTCCCAACTTCAAGTTCTTTCCATCTGTGGAACATAACATACATCAAAACATCCAATTACAATCTCACTTAAGTATGGTTTTAAGAAAGGAATACTGGATATAGTCTCAACTCTGTCAAAACATACAGCTTGAGAGAGAGAGGACGAGAGAAACAAGCAAGTTCAGGAAGAAAACTATTTAGTAACCTGAAAATGTACGAGCAATGATGCTCTTTATATGCACGGATAAATGAAACAAATGCTCTCAGTCCCTTCTCCATGACATCTCGGTCCTTCTTGGCAGCAGACCGTATCTGACAATGAATTCATGAGATTTTATCAATTGACCAAAGAAGAAAAGACACAATGGAAGTAACGAGGATTGAATAAAGTAACATCAAAGAAGCCAGTAATTAGGGCATCAAAAGCATCAAATAGTGGCATACAACATTCAAATCAAATTTCTCCACATAATTCAACATTATGATAAATGAACAATAGGGTTCATTGTATCTGATGGTTTCAGGATATACTGATGGCAATCAAATGAAAATTCAATACATCCACTTAATGATGGAGTGGACATCATAGAAAACAAGATGCTTCCTATTCATTAAGGTTATTGTTTTATAGCATCATGAACTTAATCAGGATCAGTCAAATCCACCTGAACCTCTAAGTTACTACTTCAGAAATCACTCTAACCTGAGGAACAACATCAGGAGCGTCATCTGAACCTTCCTTCTTTTGAAGAGGAACCCTTCTTATATGCAGAAATTCTACATAAGCTTCCTCCTGCATGTGCATAACCAAACTGATCACATAAGACCATGAATTGAATGCATAAACCAAGAGCAGTAAATTATCAACCAAGTTGTCATGATCACATGGATAGAGATGTAAGAAATGAACCTTTGGCAAAAGGAAAACGATAGCGCTTCCTTGTCTACCCAACCGAGCAGTTCGGCCAACTCTGTGAATGAAAACGTTTGGATCCTGAGGAGGATCATACTGAAAAATACGAAATATCATCAGCATCAATCAGCTTTTAGAAATAAAACAGTATAAAGGGAAAAGGGTCAATAACCTTCACATGAAACCTAGGTATTCATTCTTTATAAAATTAAAAGGCCACATAATCTTTAGTAGTTATCATACTACCTGCACTATACAATCAACACCTGGAATATCAAGTCCACGTGCTGCAACATCCGTACATAGAAGAATCCCATTTGTGAGAGATGTAAATGAAGCCAATGCTTTCTCTCTTGCAGTCTAACAGACAAAAATAATATGTAAGTGTCAGAATACACAATGATTAGTTCATGAATTTCAATATCATCAGTGTCATCTCCCAAAATTCACCTGCTTCATTTTCCCATGAAGAGGAATCAAAGAGAAGCCCTTTAAAGCACTAAGCCGTGGAAGAAGAACACCCCAATAATCAACACACGCACAAGTCATAAAGTATCTGCAATGTGATGAAATCATTATTGTGAAAATGATCTCATCAGCCTGTAAGACTGATTGCTTTACCCATCCATTAGAAATATAGAAAATAACTCACATTATAATCTTTTTTGACTTGTTCTTAATAAGGAGATCAACAAGCTGAGACGGTTTATTATCTGCTTCGCATTCCAAATACTgcagagagagagggagggaagTGGGGAAACCAAAAAAATTCATCACCCAACAAATGATAAGTACAGGAGATATCATGTTTACCACTTAGAGAAAAATGCTTTCAGTACAGATAACCCATTTTTCAGGGTTTATGTACAAGAGTTAAATTATATTTCTCATTATATGCATTGTCAAAATTTTTTCACCAAATACGCAAGGATGTTAACGTACACAGAATTAAGAATTCCCACAACATCCCTGAATCCTCAAGCAATTAGACAAGATGGAACATCATACTCAAGCAGCATAATCAAACGAAAGGTGTGCAGCCATGTTGGAAGAATTTGATGCACTAATTTCCAATTGTTAAACCAGAAGTGAGATTTTCGTAATAATGATTCCACCAAACACAAATATTTACAAGCAATTATACTCACTTCTGAGCAAAGAATAATCTACACAATGTGTAATTTGCAAAAAACTATCCTAATGTATAACTATTTAACAAAGAATTGATAAAATTCAACAAACTACAAACCTCAAGTTGAAGGCCTGAAGGTGTTTTTGAAGAAGCTAATTGCAAAGATGCTGATTCATTCAGTGATTTGGTTTCTGCTCGAACTTCAACCCTCACAGGATTCCTCAGTCCAGCTTTGGACAACTCTTCAACTGCCTCAGTTTGAGTAGCTGAGAAAAGACCAGTCCTGCGAAGCTTGGGTAAGTGAGATATAATGGAATTTATCTGCTTTTGGAATCCCATATCCAAGAGTCGATCAGCCTCATCCAAGATTAAAACCTGTTCCACCAACAAATGAATCAACATAAAACTAATAAACTTTATAGCCATCATTTTCTTGCATATCAAATTATTATTCTCATTAAAGTTACTAAAAACTCTCCTGATTTCAGTAAGTGAATATCTCGGTTAACATTAAGAAGGCATGTAAAAGTTTGTACTATGTCCCCGATATCAGTGGACATGATTCTTTCAATAAAAGTATATGAAGCAAATACTACCTATTTTATTGGAAAAACAACATAAATTCTAAATATCTACTGCCTTCGGTTGTGGGAGGTGAGTTCTGTTCTGTTTTGagttataaatgtcatgaaataAAGTTCACAGACTCATTGACAGGTGAAAATCACTACCTCAAGGTTTCGAAAGTCCAGGAAATCCACACgttccatgatgtcataaagcctTCCAGGCGTTCCAATCAATAAATTAGCTCCTTCCTCCTCTATTTTCTTCAAATCAGCTTTCACATCCACCCCGCCAACAAGGAGAATCGACTTAACATTCGATAAAGTTGCAATGAAAGGTTGAGCAACGTTATATATTTGTGATGACAACTCCCTAGTAGGAGAGAGAATTATTCCCATCACCTGTAAACAAAAGCAAATTCTAAGCTGAATGGAACACAAACCAAAGTACACAATGACATAAGTACTAGCTGTAGATAGATACAAGTAACCCAGACAAGCGCACTCTAATCAGCCGAACCATTACACTAATAAACAAATTCGAGCTTATCACTTGTTAGCTAAAGCCACTACAATACAATAGGAATTGGAAACTATAAATTGAGCTTAACTCAACTTTATACAACTCACTACAGAGAAATTACTCATTTTAAAATGCAAAACGCCAAAAAAATTGAAACTTTCTCTTGTTTTCCTGCAATTTTCTTGGCAACTAAACGGAGAAGAGAAAAGGAGAGGATAAAGGAGGAGCACACCTGGTGGGGTTTGGGAGGAGAGGAGGCTCGACGGAGAATCTCGACAAGGGGGACTACGAAAGCAAGGGTTTTTCCAGAGCCGGTTGCGGCGTCGACTGCAACATCCTTGTAGCTGCATAGTAGCGGAATCGTGGCTGCTTGGACCGGCGTGCAATATTCGAAACCTGCTAGAGTTAGAGCTTCGAGAACAGGCTCTGAGAGTGACGGTTTTAGATCGGAGAAGCGCGTTTCCGTTAACGCTCTATTTGGATACAGCGAATCGGTGATGTCCATTGCTTCAGAATCAGGTACCCGCCGCCGTTAATTTGGTTCCCTAAGAAATCTGTAGAAGAATATGTATTTGAAATCAGTCACACGGCACCGTTTAGTGGTAGCTTAGGACAAAAATAGGGCGGTACGGTGTCGGTTTCGTTTATACGGGCCTTTTTTAAAAAACGACTATTCGTTTCGGATCCAGAATTCAGCGACCTATCGTCTTCTCGACAAGAGAGCGAGTCTGCTTCTCGACATGTGTACTATAGTATTGTGATCTGTCTTCTCTTCAGGAGCTTGGAATTGTTGGTTGTGAGAATCTGAAGTATCTACCATCAGCTCCAGCCTACAGACAATGCAATGCGTTTCCAAATTAAAAGAAAGTGGTTCTGTGCATTGTGTAGACCTGGGCACAGGACGGGTCTGATTCAGTTTCCGACTAAAATCGTCGGTTAGACCAATTTTGATTGATGATGGTTTTATTCCAAAATGATTCAATATGGTCCCCATTTAGACTAAGTTCTGATGTTAAAAAATAAAGTGGTTCAAtagaataataataacaataataaattattagGCTGATTTTGGTTCAAGGAGGAGAATCAGACTGGCTTTCTATATTTCAGTTCCAGGCCAGTTTATTAACCCAAATCATTGACCCGATCTAGTCTCAGATTTGACTCAGGTCAGCCCCTGATTTGATGCATGATTCAAACCAATCTGCAGCCAAGTCTAAGTTTGAGTAGTCTAAGAGGGTTTTTATCTCAAACTAGGGTCTAAGTTCTAAATCCTATatgttaataataatttttaaacttaCAACTTAACgtcctgaatttttaaataattatttatatagaaATTTATTAGTTTGGTAGGTTTAGGAGGAACATTGTGTAGTTGTTGTATTATGAGTTTGATGTCTTTTGAATTGAAAAGTATTAATTGAGTTATTTTGCAAGTTTTGTAGGTCATAGGTACAAGAGAAATTCTGCTAGATTTTCAGCATAAACCTAGGTTGTCTTGGGCTCTTTAATTCTTTGTTTTgagttaatattgataaatttattgAATATAATTGTTTAAGTGA is a window encoding:
- the LOC110645559 gene encoding DEAD-box ATP-dependent RNA helicase 18 produces the protein MDITDSLYPNRALTETRFSDLKPSLSEPVLEALTLAGFEYCTPVQAATIPLLCSYKDVAVDAATGSGKTLAFVVPLVEILRRASSPPKPHQVMGIILSPTRELSSQIYNVAQPFIATLSNVKSILLVGGVDVKADLKKIEEEGANLLIGTPGRLYDIMERVDFLDFRNLEVLILDEADRLLDMGFQKQINSIISHLPKLRRTGLFSATQTEAVEELSKAGLRNPVRVEVRAETKSLNESASLQLASSKTPSGLQLEYLECEADNKPSQLVDLLIKNKSKKIIIYFMTCACVDYWGVLLPRLSALKGFSLIPLHGKMKQTAREKALASFTSLTNGILLCTDVAARGLDIPGVDCIVQYDPPQDPNVFIHRVGRTARLGRQGSAIVFLLPKEEAYVEFLHIRRVPLQKKEGSDDAPDVVPQIRSAAKKDRDVMEKGLRAFVSFIRAYKEHHCSYIFRWKELEVGKLGMGYGLLQLPSMPEVKHHSLSTIGFTPVEDLKLEDIKYKDKSREKQRKRNLQVKKEAQQQEPKPQKPNKAPNAAPTVMRKKTAKQRRAAQTIEDEDELAREYRLLKKLKKGTIDESEFAKLTGTEELL